From Thalassotalea euphylliae, the proteins below share one genomic window:
- a CDS encoding MarR family winged helix-turn-helix transcriptional regulator: protein MELGESLFDLIHTVRSNILHKVKMLNVDLTPMHLKSLTVISNIEHCTGQKLAAVMGRDKAQINRLIKALVSQKLVVKKDNLEDKRSQLLVLTPAGLVIMEAFKQAEKEVFEKMLVDVPHSQLTTFIDTAKQLRANLEPN, encoded by the coding sequence ATGGAATTGGGCGAATCGCTCTTTGACTTGATACATACAGTGCGCAGTAACATTTTGCATAAAGTCAAAATGTTAAATGTGGATTTAACCCCAATGCACTTAAAATCATTAACAGTTATTAGCAACATTGAGCATTGCACAGGGCAAAAGCTCGCCGCTGTGATGGGGCGAGATAAAGCACAAATCAATCGCTTAATTAAGGCATTAGTAAGCCAAAAGCTAGTCGTTAAAAAAGACAATCTTGAGGACAAAAGAAGCCAGTTGTTAGTGCTCACTCCTGCGGGGTTAGTGATAATGGAGGCTTTCAAACAAGCAGAAAAAGAAGTCTTTGAAAAAATGCTGGTCGATGTACCACACTCACAACTGACGACTTTTATTGATACCGCCAAACAACTCAGAGCCAACTTAGAGCCTAATTAA